The Nitrospira sp. sequence TGCATAGGAATCAGGGTGCGTAACAATTATTCTGGGGGGATTCTTTAAGACCATACCGTCAGCGACGGGGAAGATGGTGAAAATCCATCACGGTGCCGCCACTGTAAGCGGGGAGTGACTCTGCACGATGCCACTGTGTGCTTCGGCGCATGGGAAGGCGCAGAGTTAACGACGAGCCGCAAGTCAGGAGACCCAACTGCCGGGATTATCGATGCCCTTCGAGTCAAAGGGAGGTTTCCATGAGTCGGGTTCGTCCGTGTTTGTTGTGCAGTTTTCTCGTTTTTCTATTCGGCCTCTTTTCTCCTCTAGTCTCTGCATTTGCGCAGGATATCGCGATGGCCGATCAGCAAGAGGTCATCGAGGTCCCCGATGTGGTGGTCAGCGCGACCAAGACAGCAATTCCAGCCAAGCAAGTCACCAGCGCCGTAGAGGTGATCACCGGCGAAGACATGCAACAACGAAAAGTCAGAACCGTTGTGGAGGCCCTGCGCTGGGCTCAAGGACTTTCCATCAATCAAAGTGGTGGCCTCGGCACGGTCGTGGACGTGCGGATGCGGGGCGGAACGCCGGAGCAAACGCTCGTGCTCATCGATGGAGCGATCGTCAACAGCGCCACGATCGGGAATTATGACTTTGCCAACCTCACATCCGATAACATCGAGCGGATTGAGATTCTGAGAGGTAGCCAGAGCATGTTGTGGGGTTCGGATGCGATGGGCGGTGTGATCAATATCACGACGAAGCGAGGGCGGGACAAGCCCAACATCTCCGCGTTTACCGAGTACGGATCATTCAATACCATTCGAGGGGGAGGCAGCCTAGCCGGGAAGAAGGGGCCCATTGATTTTTCCGGTTCGCTCACCCGTTTGGATTCGGCCGGATTTTCGGCCATCAATTATCGACGCGGTGCTGCTGAGCGCGATGGATACCACAATTGGCAGGGATCGGTTCGGGTCGGGGCCGATCTTCCCAGGGATGGACGACTCGAGTTTAGTTTTCGATGGATGCAGAGCGTCGTCAATTTCGATGGGTTTGCGTTTAATCCAGTCACCTTTGCATCCGATCCAGCGGATGTTCTCGGGGCGAAATCAAATGATACCCAATACATTTTTGCAGGAAACTATTCGCAGCCGATCACCTCATGGTGGTCGCAACGATTGACATTGTCGCGAGCGACGGACAATCTCGTGAGTAACGGGGGAACTTTCGAACGGAACGTTGTGACCGATATAACGGCGCCGATTGGGTTCCCATTCAAGTCACAGATTGAGACGACGAGCAACCGGATTGAATGGCAGCATAACATTCAAGTCGGTAAACCCTTGTTGCTGACAGGTGGATATCAATTTCGTGAGCAGAAGGGCAGCAATCGAGACCTGCTTACAA is a genomic window containing:
- a CDS encoding TonB-dependent receptor, with the protein product MSRVRPCLLCSFLVFLFGLFSPLVSAFAQDIAMADQQEVIEVPDVVVSATKTAIPAKQVTSAVEVITGEDMQQRKVRTVVEALRWAQGLSINQSGGLGTVVDVRMRGGTPEQTLVLIDGAIVNSATIGNYDFANLTSDNIERIEILRGSQSMLWGSDAMGGVINITTKRGRDKPNISAFTEYGSFNTIRGGGSLAGKKGPIDFSGSLTRLDSAGFSAINYRRGAAERDGYHNWQGSVRVGADLPRDGRLEFSFRWMQSVVNFDGFAFNPVTFASDPADVLGAKSNDTQYIFAGNYSQPITSWWSQRLTLSRATDNLVSNGGTFERNVVTDITAPIGFPFKSQIETTSNRIEWQHNIQVGKPLLLTGGYQFREQKGSNRDLLTNINTFENKVLSSHAGFGEAQLNLWDRVFGTAGIRQDEYNVFGSATTYRVTGGYLHQETGTKLRGSYATGFRAPTINQLFFPGFGNPNLQPEKSQALDAAIEQTLPNDWGSISVGYFWTRYRNLILSVFDPLVCTAPGSFGFCAQNAGLARAQGVEVSTKLKLLRDRAWAKSLDLMINYTYSATRDISDGSETRLPRWPLHQITTIISYQPLEGLRGNLEGRYVGERFNNVGNNGPIPSFVVWNLSASYDITKQVQAYLRFDNIFNEKYEEVLFFGTPIRSIFGGVRINYDLPI